The genome window GCTACAGTCCTTTCACCGCTTGGCCGAAAGCTGCGACCTAATCGTGATCGAAGGCGCGGGTTCCCCGGCAGAGACCAACCTGCGGGCGGGCGATATCGCCAATATGGGTTTCGCCCGCGCCGCCGGGGTGACCGTGGTGCTGATGGGCGACATCGACCGTGGCGGGGTGATCGCGCAGATCGTCGGGACGCAGGCGGTGCTAGATGCCGAAGACAACGCGCTGATCCGCGGCTTTGCCGTCAATAAATTCCGCGGCGACCGCAGCCTCTTTGATGCAGGTCGCGACGACATCGCCGCGCGCACCGGCTGGCCGAGCCTTGGCGTGATCCCTTGGTGCGACGCCGCCCACCGCCTGCCCGCCGAAGATGTGATGGATCTGCCCGCCCGCGCCCGCTCGGGCGGATCGGGCTGCGTCATCGCCGTGCCACGCCTGCCGCGGATCGCCAATTTCGATGACCTCGACCCATTGGCCGCCGAGCCGGGGGTCGACCTGCGAATGATCATGCCCGGCAGCCCCCTGCCCGCCGAGGCCGATCTGGTGCTGATGGTCGGCAGCAAATCGACAATCTCCGACCTCGAAGCCTTCCGCGCCGAGGGCTGGGACATCGACCTTGCCGCGCATATCCGACGGGGCGGTCATGTGCTGGGGCTTTGTGGTGGCTATCAGATGCTGGGCAAGACGATCACCGATCCGCAGGGCATCGAAGGCCCGGCGGCGCAGGTCGCGGGGCTGGGGCATCTGGACGTTGAAACCACGATGGCCCCGCTGAAACATCTGTCCGAGAAAAGCGGCCAGCACCCCGCCAGCGGCACCGCGCTTACGGGTTATGAAATTCACATCGGCGAGACCACCGGCCCCGATTGCGCCCGCGCGTGGCTCAGTTTCGACGCCACGCCCGAGGGCGCGGCCTCCCCCTCGGGCCGGGTGCAGGGCTGCTATATGCATGGGATTTTCAGCTCAGACGCCTTTCGCCGCGCCTACCTCGGCGGTTTTGGCGTGACCTCATCGCTGGACTTTGAGAGCGGCGTGGATGATGCGCTCGACGCGCTGGCCGATCATGTCGAGACATATATGGATGTCGACCTGTTCCTCTCCCTCGCGGCAGAGGTCTAGGCTGGAGAGCGCGGCCCTCCAGCCCGAGGCTTAAAACTCGACGACCGCGCGGATTGATTCACCTTTGTGCATCAATTCAAAACCTTCGTTGATCTGATCGAGCGTCAGCTTATGGGTAATCATAGGGTCGATCTCGATCTTGCCGTTCATGTACCAATCAACGATCTTGGGCACATCCGTCCGCCCCTTGGCCCCGCCAAAGGCGGTGCCGCGCCAAACACGCCCGGTCACCAGTTGGAAAGGCCGCGTCGAGATCTCGGCCCCCGCAGGTGCCACGCCGATGATGATGCTTTCGCCCCAGCCCTTGTGGGCACATTCCAACGCGTCGCGCATGACCTTAGTGTTGCCGGTCGCGTCAAAGGAATAATCCGCGCCGCCTTTGGTCACCTCGACCAGATGCGCCACCAGATCGCCCTCGACGTTCTTGGGGTTCACGAAATCGGTCATCCCGAAATAGCGCCCGACCTCTTCTTTGTCGTCGTTAAGATCAACACCGACGATCTGATCCGCGCCCGCCATCCGCAGGCCTTGGATCACGTTCAACCCGATACCGCCTAGCCCAAAGACCACGCAGCGGGCGCCCAGTTCGACCTTAGCGGTGTTGATTACCGCGCCGATGCCTGTCGTGACACCACAGCCAATGTAGCAAATCTTATCAAACGGCGCGTCTTTGCGGACCTTGGCCAGCGCGATTTCCGGCACCACGGTGTGATTGGCGAAGGTCGAGCAGCCCATATAGTGGTGGATCGGCGTGCCATCGAGCATCGAAAACCGCGTTGTGCCATCGGGCAGCAAGCCTTGGCCTTGGGTCACGCGAATTTTTTGACAGAGGTTGGTTTTGCCGCTGAGGCAATACTCACACTCCCGGCATTCTGGCGTGTAGAGCGGGATGACGTGGTCGCCCGGCTCCAGCGTGGTCACGCCTTCGCCCACTTCCAACACCACGCCCGCGCCTTCATGGCCAAGGATCGCGGGGAAGATGCCTTCGGGATCGTCGCCCGAGCGGGTGAATTCATCGGTATGGCAAAGGCCGGTCGCCTTGACCTCGACCAAGACCTCGCCACGTTTCGGTCCTTCGAGGTTCACCTCCATGATTTCAAGCGGTTTGCCAGCTTCGACAGCGACGGCGGCACGGGTTCTCATCATGGGTCTCTCCTTCGAGGTTAATCACCTGAGTCTATATGGAGCATGGCCGTATCAAAAGTCCATTTCAGAAAGCGGCGCAGCTCACGATGCGCCGCGCGATGAGTGGCTATGCGCGATATGCTGATCGAATGGCGCCTTAACCCGTGATCGGCGCATGAGCTTTGATTTGCCGCAAGATAACGTTTGTCGTGGCAGAATTCACCGCCGGGTGCAGAAACAAAAAGCTTTCGAGAAAGGCGTTATAGGCCTCAATATCGCGGCAGAGAACGCGCAGATGATAGTCCGCCTGACCGGTGGTGGCGAAACACTCCGTCACCTCCTTACGGCTTTGGATCGCGCTGATAAAACTGGCCAATGCCGAGGCATCATGCCGGGTCAGATGCACATGCACCATCGCTTCAAACCCCAGCCCCATCGCCTTGGGGTCAACGATGGCGGCATAGCGTTTGATGACGCCCGCCTGCTCCAACGCCCTGACGCGCCGCCAGCAAGCAGAGGCGGAAATATTCAGCTTTTCAGCCAGTTGCGCATTCGGCATACGCGAATCCTGCTGGAGCAAGGTCACAAGCTGACGATCTGTGTTGTCCATCTGGCTCATCGAATAAATCTTTCACAGATAAATGCTATCTCGGTGAATTTATTCGCGGAGACGCCGGATTACCAGAAAGTATGGTACGAAAATCCGCATCTATCGCGCTATACTGTCTGTCTGAGGAGCACCCAGTGACTGAACAACCGCGCGAATTTACCACTTATAAACTCGACGACCGCTATGATCTGACCGAAGGCCGTGTCTTTCTGACCGGGACGCAGGCTTTGGTGCGGATCATGCTGGATCAAGCCCGCCGCGATCGCGATGCAGGGCTCAAAACAGCGGGGTTCGTCTCGGGATATCGCGGCTCACCATTAGGCGGGCTCGACCTTGAATATTGGCGCATTAAGAACCGTGTGGCCGAAGCGGGGGTGAAGTTCCTTCCCGCCGTCAACGAAGATTTGGGCGCCACCGCCGTGCTTGGCGCGCAGCAAGCGCATCTTGACCCCCATGCGCAGGTCGAGGGCGTCTTTTCCATGTGGTACGGCAAAGGCCCGGGTGTAGACCGCTCTGGCGATGCGCTGAAACATGGCAACGCCTATGGCTCGGCACCCAAAGGCGGCGTGCTGGTGGTCGCGGGCGATGATCATGGCTGTGTGTCGTCCTCGATGCCGCATCAGTCCGACGTGGCCTTCATGTCGTGGTTCATGCCAACACTAAACCCGGCGTCAGTGGCCGAATATCAGGCCTTTGGCGAATACGGCATCGCGCTGTCGCGATTTTCGGGCACTTGGGTCGGGTTCAAAGCGATCTCGGAAACCGTTGAAAGCGGCGCTTCGGTCGATCTGACCCCGGACAGGGTGTTTAACCAGCCCGACTACACTGCCCCCGCGGGCGGACTGCATGTGCGTTTAGGTGACCTCCCCTCAGCCGAGATTGAAACGCGCATCCACCACAAACTCGAGGCCGTTCAAGCCTTCCTCCGCGCCAACCCGATTGATCGGCACATCTATGACACGCCGGATGCCAATTTCGGCATCGTCACCACCGGCAAAGGTCACCTCGACACGATGGAAGCGCTGCGGCTTTTAGGGCTGGATGAGGTCAAATGCCGCGCACTTGGCATCGACATCTATAAAATCGGCATGGTCTGGCCGCTGGCGCTGGATGATGCGCTCGACTTTGTGAAGGGCAAGCGCGAAGTGCTTGTGATCGAAGAGAAACGCGGGATTATCGAAAGCCAGTTCAAAGAGGCATTTTACGATTGGCCCGGCTCAAAACCCGCGCGAATGGTCGGCAAGCATGATGAAAATCTCAGAGAACTGGTGCCTTGGACGGGCGAGCTGTCGCCGCTAAAACTGGTGCCGATTATCGCCGCTAGGCTCAATTCCTTCTTCCCAGACGAGAACCTCGTGGAAAAGGCCCGCGCACTGACCGATCAGCCGCCCGTCTTGCTCAACGTGCCGGGAGCCACCCGCACACCTTACTTCTGCTCAGGCTGTCCGCATAACTCCTCGACCAAGCTGCCCGAAGGGTCGAAAGCCAACTCCGGCATCGGCTGCCACGTGATGGCGTCTTGGATGGACCGCGACACGGCGGGCTTTGCGCAGATGGGCGGCGAAGGGGTGCCGTGGATCGCGACCTCGATGTTCAACGGGGGCAAACATGTGTTCCAGAACTTGGGCGAAGGAACGTGGTACCATTCTGGCTCTCTGGCGATCCGCCAAGCGGTCGCGGCCAAGACCAATATCACCTATAAAATCCTCTATAACGACGCTGTGGCGATGACGGGCGGGCAACCGGTTGATGGACCGGTTTCGGTCGCATCCATCGCACAGGCCTGCCGGGCGGAAGGCGTCGCGCGCATCGCGCTGGTGTCTGACCGACCCGAGTTGTTGTCCAAATCAGATTTCCCTGCCGAGACCAGCTTTGACCACCGCCGCGATCTGGACCACGTGCAGCGCGAGTTGCGCGAAATTCCGGGCGTCACTGTCCTCATTTACGAACAAACCTGCGCCACCGAAAAACGCCGCAAACGCAAGCGCGGACAGATGGACGATCCAAAGAAATTCGTGATGATCAACGATCTGGTCTGTGAAGGGTGCGGTGATTGCTCGTTGGAATCCAACTGCTTGAGCGTCGAACCAAAAAAGACCGAGTTCGGCACGAAACGGCAGATCAACCAGTCAACTTGCAACAAAGATTACTCCTGCCTGAACGGTTTCTGCCCGTCCTTCGTGACGGTTGAAGGTGGCAGTCGACGCAAACGATCAGGTGCGGGGCTGGACGTGGCCGGGCTGGCCGCGCAATTGCCGATGCCCGCGCTGCCGAAACTCGACCAGCCCTTTAATCTGCTGGTGACCGGTGTTGGCGGCACTGGCGTTGTCACCGTGGGCGCGCTCATCACCATGGCCGCACATCTCGAGGGGCTGGGTTCCAGCGTGCTGGATTTCACCGGCTTTGCGCAAAAGTTCGGCACGGTTCTGGGCTATGTCCGCCTCGCTCAGCGGCCCGAAGACGTGCATCAGGTGCGCATCGACCAAGCTGGCGCAGATGCGGTGATCGGCTGCGATATGGTCGTAAGCTCGGCCCCCAAAGCCTCGGCCCACTATCGCCGGGGCACGCGAATTGTGTTGAACCGTGCCGAAATGCCCACCGGTGATCTGGTGCTCAACCGCGATGCCGATTTACGCATCGATGATCGCGAAGCGGTCATCGCGCAGGCCGTGGGCACCGACAACCTTAGCGCCTTTGACGCCAACCGCATGGCCGAGGTGTTGATGGGCGATGCGGTCTTTGCCAATGTGATGATGCTGGGGTTTGCGTGGCAAAAAGGACTGGTGCCCGTCTCACTCACCGCTCTTGAGCAAGCCATTGAGTTGAACGGCGTCGTGCCTGACAAAAACCGCGCGGCCTTTGGTTTTGGCCGCGTCATGGCGGGCAACCCTCAGGCGATTGAGGCGCATTTTGCCCCAGCCTCCAAGCCCGATGAAACGGTAGAGACCCTGATCGCCCGTCGGATGGAATTCTTGACCGGCTACC of Sulfitobacter sp. DSM 110093 contains these proteins:
- a CDS encoding Lrp/AsnC family transcriptional regulator, which gives rise to MSQMDNTDRQLVTLLQQDSRMPNAQLAEKLNISASACWRRVRALEQAGVIKRYAAIVDPKAMGLGFEAMVHVHLTRHDASALASFISAIQSRKEVTECFATTGQADYHLRVLCRDIEAYNAFLESFLFLHPAVNSATTNVILRQIKAHAPITG
- a CDS encoding indolepyruvate ferredoxin oxidoreductase family protein; this encodes MTEQPREFTTYKLDDRYDLTEGRVFLTGTQALVRIMLDQARRDRDAGLKTAGFVSGYRGSPLGGLDLEYWRIKNRVAEAGVKFLPAVNEDLGATAVLGAQQAHLDPHAQVEGVFSMWYGKGPGVDRSGDALKHGNAYGSAPKGGVLVVAGDDHGCVSSSMPHQSDVAFMSWFMPTLNPASVAEYQAFGEYGIALSRFSGTWVGFKAISETVESGASVDLTPDRVFNQPDYTAPAGGLHVRLGDLPSAEIETRIHHKLEAVQAFLRANPIDRHIYDTPDANFGIVTTGKGHLDTMEALRLLGLDEVKCRALGIDIYKIGMVWPLALDDALDFVKGKREVLVIEEKRGIIESQFKEAFYDWPGSKPARMVGKHDENLRELVPWTGELSPLKLVPIIAARLNSFFPDENLVEKARALTDQPPVLLNVPGATRTPYFCSGCPHNSSTKLPEGSKANSGIGCHVMASWMDRDTAGFAQMGGEGVPWIATSMFNGGKHVFQNLGEGTWYHSGSLAIRQAVAAKTNITYKILYNDAVAMTGGQPVDGPVSVASIAQACRAEGVARIALVSDRPELLSKSDFPAETSFDHRRDLDHVQRELREIPGVTVLIYEQTCATEKRRKRKRGQMDDPKKFVMINDLVCEGCGDCSLESNCLSVEPKKTEFGTKRQINQSTCNKDYSCLNGFCPSFVTVEGGSRRKRSGAGLDVAGLAAQLPMPALPKLDQPFNLLVTGVGGTGVVTVGALITMAAHLEGLGSSVLDFTGFAQKFGTVLGYVRLAQRPEDVHQVRIDQAGADAVIGCDMVVSSAPKASAHYRRGTRIVLNRAEMPTGDLVLNRDADLRIDDREAVIAQAVGTDNLSAFDANRMAEVLMGDAVFANVMMLGFAWQKGLVPVSLTALEQAIELNGVVPDKNRAAFGFGRVMAGNPQAIEAHFAPASKPDETVETLIARRMEFLTGYQNATYAQRYKAQLDALASKLPEGSDELMRAAAKSLFKLMAYKDEYEVARLHRQSGFEERIADSFEGDYKVHYHLAPPAWPTGKDGRGRPNKRKFGPWMGRTFDLLAAMKPLRGTWADPFAYGADRKLEVALIGWFEDVMAKAPALPHDAALEVLSAPMEIRGYGPVKEAAAEKVQAEVAARLA
- a CDS encoding cobyric acid synthase, with protein sequence MTKAIMIQGTGSNVGKSMIVAGLIRACTRRGLRVRPFKPQNMSNNAAVTEDGGEIGRAQALQARAAGVAPHTDMNPVLLKPQSATGAQVVVQGKIAGQQEAREFGRNKASLMPAVLQSFHRLAESCDLIVIEGAGSPAETNLRAGDIANMGFARAAGVTVVLMGDIDRGGVIAQIVGTQAVLDAEDNALIRGFAVNKFRGDRSLFDAGRDDIAARTGWPSLGVIPWCDAAHRLPAEDVMDLPARARSGGSGCVIAVPRLPRIANFDDLDPLAAEPGVDLRMIMPGSPLPAEADLVLMVGSKSTISDLEAFRAEGWDIDLAAHIRRGGHVLGLCGGYQMLGKTITDPQGIEGPAAQVAGLGHLDVETTMAPLKHLSEKSGQHPASGTALTGYEIHIGETTGPDCARAWLSFDATPEGAASPSGRVQGCYMHGIFSSDAFRRAYLGGFGVTSSLDFESGVDDALDALADHVETYMDVDLFLSLAAEV
- a CDS encoding S-(hydroxymethyl)glutathione dehydrogenase/class III alcohol dehydrogenase, whose translation is MRTRAAVAVEAGKPLEIMEVNLEGPKRGEVLVEVKATGLCHTDEFTRSGDDPEGIFPAILGHEGAGVVLEVGEGVTTLEPGDHVIPLYTPECRECEYCLSGKTNLCQKIRVTQGQGLLPDGTTRFSMLDGTPIHHYMGCSTFANHTVVPEIALAKVRKDAPFDKICYIGCGVTTGIGAVINTAKVELGARCVVFGLGGIGLNVIQGLRMAGADQIVGVDLNDDKEEVGRYFGMTDFVNPKNVEGDLVAHLVEVTKGGADYSFDATGNTKVMRDALECAHKGWGESIIIGVAPAGAEISTRPFQLVTGRVWRGTAFGGAKGRTDVPKIVDWYMNGKIEIDPMITHKLTLDQINEGFELMHKGESIRAVVEF